In Vibrio gallicus, a single window of DNA contains:
- a CDS encoding NUDIX hydrolase: MHKIIHKWKSLSLVEEPLILPNKLAISHTSIRHPGAVVILAKLDDNTVLLLNQYRPSIKQWLLEIPAGTMKQDESPLIAAKRELEEETGYSAKRWQSLGTLTPMAGFCNEVQHLFVAEELHLENRLHKDDEEVIELQTITCNDLLQAIQRDDITDAKTIATVAKAMLCGKL; encoded by the coding sequence ATGCACAAAATCATTCATAAATGGAAGAGCCTGTCCTTAGTTGAGGAACCTCTCATTTTGCCAAATAAGTTGGCTATTTCTCACACCTCCATTCGACACCCAGGCGCCGTAGTCATATTGGCAAAACTCGATGACAATACCGTTTTATTACTTAATCAGTACCGCCCGTCTATTAAACAGTGGCTACTAGAGATACCCGCTGGCACCATGAAGCAAGATGAATCACCGCTAATTGCGGCTAAACGAGAGCTTGAAGAAGAGACCGGATATAGCGCAAAGCGCTGGCAAAGCCTTGGAACCTTGACCCCGATGGCTGGATTTTGTAATGAAGTGCAGCACCTGTTTGTGGCTGAGGAACTTCATTTGGAGAACCGCTTACATAAAGACGACGAAGAGGTTATTGAGTTACAAACCATTACCTGTAATGACCTATTACAAGCTATTCAAAGGGACGATATCACCGATGCCAAAACGATAGCGACTGTTGCCAAAGCTATGTTGTGTGGCAAACTGTAG